The following are encoded together in the Pleurocapsa sp. FMAR1 genome:
- a CDS encoding transglutaminase-like domain-containing protein, producing the protein MQEYLTSTIIIDWQQPNVLQLARQLATSNTNTTAKSCFEWVRDNIYHSSDYKMNPLTCKASEVLKYKTGYCYAKSHLLAALLRANSIPTGFCYQRLSVFDDGTPYSLHGFNAVYLPEYSWYRLDARGNKIGVNAQFTPPQEQLAFGINFPEEIDCHHIFAEPLPEVVKALQSHTTWNGMLHNLPDVERNYLAAFEATATKLESA; encoded by the coding sequence ATGCAAGAATACTTAACTTCAACAATCATAATAGATTGGCAGCAACCCAATGTTTTACAATTAGCCCGACAATTGGCAACATCAAATACAAATACAACTGCTAAAAGCTGTTTTGAATGGGTTCGAGATAATATTTATCATAGTAGTGACTACAAAATGAACCCTCTAACCTGTAAGGCATCAGAGGTATTAAAGTATAAAACTGGCTATTGCTATGCTAAGAGTCATCTGTTGGCTGCATTGCTGAGGGCTAACTCTATTCCCACAGGCTTCTGTTATCAAAGACTGAGCGTTTTTGATGATGGTACGCCCTATTCCTTACATGGGTTTAATGCTGTTTATCTGCCTGAATATAGCTGGTATCGCTTAGATGCACGGGGTAACAAAATAGGAGTAAATGCTCAATTCACACCACCCCAGGAACAATTAGCCTTTGGAATTAATTTTCCTGAAGAAATCGACTGCCACCATATATTTGCCGAACCTCTGCCAGAAGTAGTTAAAGCATTACAAAGCCATACTACTTGGAATGGGATGTTACATAATTTACCTGATGTTGAGCGAAATTATTTAGCTGCATTTGAGGCGACGGCGACAAAGCTTGAAAGTGCCTAG
- a CDS encoding glycerol-3-phosphate acyltransferase, which yields MNLSPIWGCLTIFIVCPLLGGIPLIDWITYAITGRQLRKLGTGNISVSAAFYHGGKLAGILAVLSEAAKGIIAVLLARIFFPVGSVWEIVAIIALVMGRYWIGKSAGTTNAVWGIVAHDPIAAGLTWLISLVSFTIIRDRTTGKYGALVLLVVIIGLRNPDHLEYAVATFALASLLAWIYQNIPDDLDLTDNTTQASTNKMFRFFQGDTSIINLNSRLNANQVGAKAANLSWLKRKGYPVVEGWILRPGDNLEALIAALEPSPQSPLIVRSSAVGEDSATASAAGQYLSILDVTSKEKLRSAIISCQTSYSHSNAVEYRRHNRQSNESIAVLIQKQIEGIYSGVAFSRDPVERLNDTVAVEALPGKATKIVSGRFTPQRYRVAIPDASLSDATISVTAENAQDDQIVIPADIIESAALLAREMEDLFEGIPQDLEWTYDGNKLWLLQVRPITTLQPIWTRRIAAEVIPGKIRPLTWSINQPLTCGVWGKLFTIVLGDRARDLNFEETATLHFASAYFNVTLLGTIFRRMGLPPESLEFLTRGAAFTKPPLITTIKNLSGLWRLFKREWSLGKSFEGDRLKFEPILSVMVEQSANELSPAELIDRINTILGLLDKVTYYNILAPLSLAIRQAIFKVNEAELDHSQTPEVRAVKTLAEVATQTRKLLTAEKITFDSSASLFAHIAENPEGTSIIERFNLWLSEYGYLSEVATDIAVPRWRDKPSIPRQMFTRFFFDAQGAKQAQSSVILQQSWKAKLIQKRLDLKAVVGETYNRLLANLRWSFLALEQQWLDRGLIDNSGDIFLLKLEEIVSLVEQDAPTIGQLSQLIKQRKQQWQQDKKLTSMPKLIYGKPEASALITPAVSNSQRKFQGIGTGVGQVEGVIKIVYSLEQMTKIDSQTILVVPYTDAGWSPILARAGGLISEVGGRLSHGAIVAREYKIPAVMDLTNATNLLQDGQRVRINGQTGIVEILD from the coding sequence ATGAACTTGTCACCCATTTGGGGTTGCCTTACCATTTTTATTGTCTGTCCTTTATTGGGTGGAATTCCTTTGATCGACTGGATTACATATGCAATAACTGGTCGTCAGCTAAGAAAACTGGGAACTGGTAATATTTCAGTATCAGCAGCTTTTTATCATGGCGGTAAACTAGCAGGAATCTTGGCTGTACTCTCCGAAGCAGCAAAAGGAATTATTGCGGTATTGTTAGCCAGAATTTTTTTTCCAGTTGGTTCAGTGTGGGAGATTGTGGCGATAATTGCTTTAGTGATGGGGCGTTACTGGATCGGCAAGAGCGCGGGAACAACTAATGCAGTCTGGGGAATTGTGGCACACGACCCAATTGCTGCGGGGCTAACATGGTTGATTAGTTTAGTTAGCTTTACCATAATTCGCGATCGCACTACGGGTAAATATGGTGCGTTAGTTTTACTGGTGGTAATTATTGGCTTACGTAATCCAGATCACCTAGAATATGCGGTTGCTACTTTCGCTTTGGCTAGTTTACTGGCTTGGATTTATCAAAACATACCAGATGACCTCGATTTGACCGACAATACCACACAAGCTAGCACTAATAAAATGTTTCGTTTTTTTCAGGGAGACACCAGTATTATTAATCTCAATAGCCGATTGAATGCCAATCAAGTAGGTGCAAAAGCAGCTAATCTTTCCTGGCTTAAAAGAAAAGGATATCCAGTAGTAGAAGGCTGGATATTGCGCCCAGGAGATAATCTAGAAGCCTTGATAGCTGCCCTTGAACCATCGCCCCAATCTCCTTTAATCGTGCGTTCTTCAGCGGTGGGGGAAGACTCGGCAACCGCTTCGGCTGCGGGACAGTATTTAAGTATTTTAGATGTTACTAGTAAAGAAAAACTACGTTCGGCTATAATTAGCTGTCAAACTTCTTATTCCCATAGCAATGCTGTCGAGTATCGTCGCCATAATCGACAATCAAACGAGTCAATAGCGGTTTTAATTCAAAAGCAGATTGAAGGAATATATAGCGGGGTGGCTTTTAGTCGCGATCCTGTAGAGCGGCTAAATGATACCGTAGCAGTAGAAGCTCTACCTGGTAAAGCAACCAAAATTGTTTCAGGCAGGTTTACTCCCCAAAGATATCGAGTAGCAATTCCTGACGCTTCTTTGAGCGATGCAACTATAAGCGTAACCGCAGAAAATGCTCAGGATGATCAGATAGTTATTCCCGCAGATATTATTGAATCAGCAGCACTTCTGGCAAGAGAAATGGAAGACCTTTTTGAAGGCATTCCCCAAGATCTTGAATGGACTTACGACGGTAATAAGCTATGGCTGTTACAGGTGCGTCCAATTACCACCCTCCAGCCGATTTGGACAAGACGAATCGCCGCCGAAGTTATTCCTGGCAAGATTCGCCCGCTTACTTGGTCAATCAACCAACCCCTAACCTGTGGCGTGTGGGGGAAACTGTTTACGATTGTTTTAGGCGATCGCGCTAGAGATTTAAACTTTGAAGAGACTGCAACTCTGCATTTTGCCAGTGCCTATTTTAATGTAACCCTATTAGGAACTATCTTTCGTCGCATGGGTTTACCTCCAGAAAGTTTAGAATTTCTCACCAGAGGCGCAGCATTCACCAAGCCGCCCTTGATAACTACAATCAAGAATCTGTCTGGGCTGTGGCGATTATTTAAGCGAGAGTGGAGTTTAGGTAAAAGCTTTGAAGGCGATCGCCTTAAGTTTGAACCGATTTTATCCGTGATGGTCGAACAATCAGCCAATGAGTTATCTCCAGCCGAACTTATTGACCGAATCAACACTATTTTAGGGTTACTGGATAAAGTTACCTATTACAACATTCTTGCACCTTTGAGTTTGGCAATACGTCAAGCAATTTTTAAAGTAAATGAAGCCGAATTAGATCATAGTCAAACACCAGAAGTCAGAGCCGTCAAAACTTTGGCAGAGGTTGCTACCCAAACTCGCAAATTGTTAACCGCAGAAAAAATTACTTTTGACTCTAGCGCGTCTCTTTTTGCCCATATTGCTGAAAATCCAGAGGGAACAAGCATTATAGAGCGATTTAATCTTTGGCTCTCGGAATATGGCTATCTTAGTGAAGTAGCGACAGATATCGCCGTCCCTCGTTGGCGAGATAAGCCCAGTATTCCCAGGCAAATGTTTACGCGATTTTTCTTTGATGCTCAAGGAGCAAAACAGGCTCAATCATCAGTGATTCTTCAGCAGTCTTGGAAAGCTAAGTTAATCCAAAAAAGATTAGATCTTAAAGCCGTAGTTGGCGAGACATATAACAGGCTGTTGGCAAATCTACGCTGGAGCTTTTTAGCACTAGAGCAGCAGTGGTTAGATCGAGGTTTGATTGACAATTCAGGAGATATATTTTTACTCAAGCTGGAAGAGATTGTTTCTTTAGTTGAACAAGATGCTCCGACAATTGGGCAGTTATCTCAGTTAATTAAACAGAGAAAACAACAGTGGCAGCAAGACAAAAAATTAACTTCCATGCCCAAGCTTATCTATGGTAAGCCTGAAGCCTCAGCTTTAATTACACCAGCAGTATCTAATTCTCAACGAAAGTTTCAGGGAATAGGTACTGGTGTTGGTCAGGTAGAAGGAGTAATTAAAATTGTATACAGTCTTGAGCAAATGACCAAGATTGACAGCCAGACTATTTTGGTTGTTCCCTATACTGATGCTGGTTGGTCGCCAATTTTAGCCCGTGCAGGGGGACTAATTTCAGAAGTTGGTGGTCGTTTATCTCATGGGGCAATTGTTGCTAGGGAATACAAGATTCCAGCGGTGATGGATCTTACTAATGCTACTAATTTACTTCAGGACGGTCAGAGGGTAAGAATAAATGGTCAGACAGGAATTGTGGAAATTTTGGATTAG
- a CDS encoding valine--pyruvate transaminase has protein sequence MNPALSQFGSQMSQLTGVRAIMKDIIETLSNSAGREFINLSAGNPVILPEVEQLWRDCTQELLDSDEYGEVVCRYGSSQGYAPLIEAVINDFNARYDLNLSDRNILITGGSQALYLYAANAFGGYTASGELKQVVLPLSPDYTGYGGVSLTPEALLAYKPTLEIDEDKHRFKYRPDFSQLQINEQTGCVIFSRPCNPTGNVISDEEVAKIAALAAKQDVPVFIDSAYAPPFPALNFTEMTPQFGENIIHCMSLSKAGLPGERIGIAIGDPQLIQILESFQTNACIHSSRYGQAIAARAIASGKLANIATNVIRPHYQRKIKVLANTLDAAMPQDIPWYLHQGEGAIFAWLWLKDLPMTDWEFYQQLKAVGVIAVPGSSFFPGLKEDWQHKQQCLRISLTATETEIAEAMQRLAKVARNVYQTTTV, from the coding sequence ATGAATCCTGCTCTATCTCAATTTGGTTCGCAGATGTCTCAACTAACAGGAGTTAGAGCCATCATGAAAGACATTATTGAAACCTTGAGCAATAGTGCTGGCAGAGAATTCATCAATCTCAGTGCAGGTAATCCTGTAATTTTGCCTGAAGTTGAACAGCTATGGCGCGACTGCACACAAGAATTGTTGGATAGTGATGAATACGGCGAAGTGGTTTGTCGTTATGGTTCATCTCAAGGCTATGCACCTTTGATAGAGGCTGTAATTAACGATTTTAACGCTCGTTATGATTTGAACTTGAGCGATCGCAATATTCTGATTACAGGTGGTTCTCAGGCTCTATATCTCTATGCTGCTAATGCTTTTGGTGGCTATACTGCATCAGGAGAACTGAAACAGGTTGTTTTACCTCTTAGTCCCGACTATACAGGCTATGGTGGCGTTAGTTTAACCCCAGAGGCATTACTGGCATATAAACCCACTTTAGAAATCGACGAAGACAAACATCGGTTTAAATATCGCCCTGATTTTAGCCAACTGCAAATAAATGAGCAAACTGGCTGTGTAATTTTTTCTCGTCCCTGCAACCCGACAGGAAATGTAATCAGCGATGAAGAAGTAGCTAAAATAGCTGCCTTGGCTGCCAAGCAAGATGTTCCTGTATTTATCGACTCTGCTTACGCACCGCCTTTTCCAGCATTAAACTTTACAGAGATGACTCCCCAGTTTGGCGAGAATATTATTCACTGTATGAGCTTATCCAAAGCAGGATTACCAGGGGAGAGAATTGGTATTGCTATTGGCGATCCTCAACTGATTCAAATATTAGAATCTTTTCAAACAAATGCCTGTATACATTCTTCCCGCTATGGACAGGCGATCGCCGCTAGAGCGATCGCCTCTGGTAAACTAGCTAATATTGCCACAAATGTTATTCGTCCCCACTATCAGCGCAAAATCAAAGTTTTAGCCAATACTCTCGATGCAGCTATGCCACAAGACATTCCTTGGTATCTCCATCAGGGGGAAGGAGCAATTTTTGCCTGGCTATGGCTTAAGGATTTGCCGATGACAGACTGGGAATTTTATCAACAATTAAAAGCGGTGGGAGTGATTGCTGTACCTGGAAGTAGCTTTTTTCCTGGCTTAAAAGAAGATTGGCAACATAAACAGCAGTGTTTACGCATTAGCTTGACTGCAACCGAAACCGAAATAGCCGAAGCAATGCAGCGTTTAGCCAAAGTTGCCAGAAATGTTTATCAAACAACAACAGTTTAA
- a CDS encoding type II toxin-antitoxin system VapC family toxin, translating to MRILLDTHIFLWLIDDSKRLSDKHRQIIQNPSNQKFLSVVSIWECVIKY from the coding sequence AATACTGTTAGATACCCATATTTTTCTTTGGCTTATTGATGACAGTAAACGATTATCAGACAAACATCGTCAAATAATTCAAAACCCCAGCAATCAGAAATTTTTAAGCGTCGTCTCTATCTGGGAATGTGTAATCAAATATTAG
- a CDS encoding MerR family transcriptional regulator has translation MLISELSQKTGFSKDTIRFYEKSGLLNSNNKRAENNYRHYDNEAVSRLEFIKHGKAFGFTLRELKQLMDEWDRLSIEDRARITRNKIAEMDEKIIQLQEFRCHLVDKLKWLESKG, from the coding sequence ATGTTGATTAGCGAACTCTCCCAGAAAACAGGATTCTCGAAAGATACAATTCGTTTCTACGAGAAGTCTGGACTCCTCAACTCAAACAACAAGCGTGCCGAAAATAACTATCGTCACTACGATAATGAAGCTGTGTCGCGTTTAGAGTTTATCAAGCATGGAAAAGCTTTTGGATTTACGCTCAGGGAATTAAAGCAATTGATGGATGAGTGGGACAGGCTTTCAATCGAAGATAGAGCGCGGATTACTCGCAACAAAATTGCCGAAATGGATGAGAAGATTATTCAACTTCAAGAGTTTAGGTGCCATCTTGTCGATAAGCTAAAGTGGTTGGAAAGCAAAGGCTAA
- a CDS encoding SDR family NAD(P)-dependent oxidoreductase, whose product MQDPTQASKTVIITGSTSGLGYYCAEAIARSGQDWHIIIASHNLSRVEEAVRTLMAETEYSNIEGMALDLASLASVRQFAQDFITGERPPLQAIVCNAGIQIVSDTRYTEDGFEMTFGVNHLGHFLLVNLLLPQMSDRSRIVFVSSDVHNPDANTGMPNPQYQDAKLLAFPDNNDNDTDIGNTGRGRYTTSKLCNILCTYELSRRLQKQQSNITVNAFNPGLMLDTKLARDYSEAELSALITTTSQSVMENARDSKAMGSALARLILDSSLNQVTGKYFDGLEEIQSSAESYDEKKASELWESSARLIELSPKEATLLN is encoded by the coding sequence ATGCAAGATCCAACCCAAGCAAGCAAAACTGTTATCATTACAGGCTCAACCAGTGGTTTAGGCTATTACTGCGCTGAAGCGATCGCCAGATCTGGGCAAGACTGGCACATCATCATCGCTAGTCACAATCTGTCCAGAGTTGAAGAAGCTGTTCGTACCTTAATGGCTGAAACTGAATACTCAAATATTGAGGGAATGGCTCTCGATTTGGCATCGCTGGCATCAGTGCGTCAGTTCGCACAGGATTTCATAACTGGAGAACGACCCCCTTTACAGGCGATCGTTTGTAATGCAGGAATTCAAATCGTTTCAGACACGCGCTACACAGAAGATGGGTTTGAGATGACATTTGGTGTGAACCATCTAGGACACTTTCTACTCGTCAATCTGCTTTTGCCACAGATGAGCGATCGCTCTCGTATTGTATTCGTCAGCAGCGACGTACATAATCCAGACGCAAACACGGGAATGCCAAACCCGCAATACCAAGATGCGAAACTTCTTGCATTCCCTGACAATAATGACAATGACACAGATATTGGGAACACGGGGCGAGGACGCTATACCACTTCTAAACTCTGCAACATTCTCTGTACTTACGAGCTTTCACGTCGCTTGCAAAAGCAACAGTCAAATATTACGGTGAATGCTTTCAACCCAGGTTTAATGCTCGACACAAAGTTGGCTAGAGACTATAGCGAAGCAGAACTCTCTGCTTTAATTACAACCACTTCACAGTCTGTTATGGAGAATGCTAGAGACTCTAAAGCAATGGGCAGCGCTCTTGCCAGACTTATTCTCGATTCCTCACTGAATCAGGTTACAGGTAAATATTTTGATGGACTGGAGGAAATTCAATCTTCTGCTGAATCCTACGATGAGAAGAAAGCATCCGAACTTTGGGAATCTAGTGCGAGGTTAATCGAACTTTCACCCAAAGAAGCAACTCTTCTGAATTAA
- the rimM gene encoding ribosome maturation factor RimM (Essential for efficient processing of 16S rRNA), with product MNNPELTINQEEWLEVGTITSPQGLKGELRVYPDSDFPERFTKAGTRWLKHPQTSAITEVQLRGGRYIAGKNLYVIKLEGIEDRSQADELRDYKLLVDKSDRPKLKTDEYHVADLVGLEVYHQETGENIGVVVELYTAGNDLLEIRLHQQPDIEAKSDRDLSEISRRSKRKKYRPKSSKPFTVFVPFVKEIVPVVDIANQRLEITPPNGLLNIHE from the coding sequence ATGAACAATCCCGAATTAACCATCAACCAAGAAGAATGGTTAGAAGTAGGAACTATCACCTCGCCTCAAGGTTTAAAAGGAGAATTACGAGTATATCCAGACTCCGATTTTCCTGAACGTTTTACTAAAGCAGGTACTCGTTGGCTCAAACATCCTCAGACTTCGGCAATTACAGAAGTCCAGTTGCGAGGAGGCAGATACATTGCGGGCAAAAACCTGTATGTAATTAAATTAGAGGGAATAGAAGATCGTAGCCAAGCTGATGAACTACGTGACTATAAACTGCTGGTGGATAAAAGCGATCGCCCAAAACTAAAAACAGATGAGTATCATGTTGCTGATTTAGTAGGCTTAGAAGTCTATCACCAAGAAACAGGGGAAAATATAGGAGTAGTTGTCGAGCTATATACAGCAGGGAATGATTTATTAGAAATCAGGCTGCACCAACAGCCAGATATAGAAGCTAAAAGCGATCGGGATTTGTCTGAGATTAGCCGACGCAGCAAACGCAAAAAATACAGACCAAAATCGTCAAAACCTTTTACTGTTTTTGTTCCCTTTGTCAAAGAAATAGTTCCCGTAGTCGATATTGCTAATCAACGTTTAGAAATAACTCCTCCGAATGGCTTGTTAAATATCCATGAATAA
- a CDS encoding PIN domain-containing protein → MERRKHLIKILTVEEDSIAQLINLPLLHRDPFDRLIISQALHHELVIMSEDKAILAYPKIKFL, encoded by the coding sequence ATGGAAAGAAGAAAACACCTAATTAAAATATTGACTGTTGAAGAAGATAGTATTGCTCAATTAATCAATCTTCCTTTATTGCATCGCGACCCATTCGACCGCCTAATAATTTCTCAAGCCTTACATCATGAATTGGTAATAATGTCTGAAGATAAAGCAATATTAGCTTATCCAAAAATTAAGTTTTTATGA